The sequence CGGGACGACGGCGGCCTTGATGGCCTTCTCACGCTTGGTCTGTGCCATCTTCTTAACCCTCTACCACAAGGCCCATGGAACGGGCAGAACCAGCGATGGTACGCACGGCGGCGTCCAGGTCGGCGGCGGTCAGATCCGGTTCCTTCGCCTTGGCGATCTCTTCCAGCTGCTTACGGCTGACCTTGCCCACCTTGTCGGTGTTCGGGCGCTTGGAACCGGACGAGATGCCGGCGGCCTTCTTCAGCAGGGTGGTGGCCGGGGTGCTCTTGGTGATGAAGGTGAAGGTACGGTCCGAATAGGCCGTAATGATCACCGGAACCGGCAGACCCGGCTCGAGCTTCTGCGTGGCGGCATTGAAGGCCTTGCAGAATTCCATGATGTTCAGGCCGCGCTGACCCAGCGCAGGACCGACCGGCGGCGAGGGGTTGGCCTGACCGGCCTTCACCTGCAGCTTGATATAACCAACTACTTTCTTTGCCATGTGAATACTCTCCGGGTGCTAGCGCCTTGCGACCACAGGCTCCCCATCGGACCGGGAATGTCGCGTCCCGGCATCGCGTTTTGAATTCATGCAGAAGGCCACCTTGCGGCGGCCCCATGCTTTTGCCAGCTTCCTGGCAGGAAGCCGCGCACTATATCAGATTTTCAGGCGCCAGTATGAATTGGCGCCGGGAGCGTCAGACGGCCTTT comes from Stenotrophomonas bentonitica and encodes:
- the rplK gene encoding 50S ribosomal protein L11, with the translated sequence MAKKVVGYIKLQVKAGQANPSPPVGPALGQRGLNIMEFCKAFNAATQKLEPGLPVPVIITAYSDRTFTFITKSTPATTLLKKAAGISSGSKRPNTDKVGKVSRKQLEEIAKAKEPDLTAADLDAAVRTIAGSARSMGLVVEG